A DNA window from Dehalococcoidia bacterium contains the following coding sequences:
- a CDS encoding methyltransferase domain-containing protein, with the protein MTATRSDQTTYEEQRDALTEKIFGLALATGEAANVYIGDRLGFYRSLAQDGPATSAELARRTGSSERMVREWLEQQVVAGVLDVDDTGAPLDKRTFTLPAPHAEALTDERSLAYAAPFARYLIGCANALPLVMEAFRTGKGVPYDAFGPDIIESQADVNRPMLEHLLTQEWLPAVPDVHEKLLTGARVADVGCGAAWSSIAIARGYPSARVDGFDLDEHSVKLARRNVTDAGLSERVTVHQQDAGDGAFAKQFDLALAIECIHDLSRPVDVLRAMRNMLAAGGTAIVADERTADAFTVTDDPMERLFYAFSTLLCLPAGMADEPSAATGTVMRASTLETYATDAGFQRVEVLPIEHAQFRFYRLHP; encoded by the coding sequence GTGACCGCAACACGCTCGGACCAGACGACGTACGAGGAGCAGCGAGACGCGCTCACAGAGAAAATCTTCGGGCTGGCGCTCGCCACCGGAGAGGCCGCGAACGTCTACATCGGCGACCGGCTGGGTTTCTATCGATCGTTGGCGCAGGACGGGCCGGCGACGTCGGCGGAGTTGGCGCGGCGCACAGGGTCGTCGGAACGGATGGTGCGCGAATGGCTTGAGCAGCAGGTGGTGGCGGGGGTACTCGACGTCGACGACACGGGAGCGCCGCTCGACAAGCGCACCTTCACGTTGCCGGCGCCCCACGCGGAAGCGCTGACGGACGAGCGGAGCCTGGCATACGCGGCGCCGTTCGCGCGCTATCTGATCGGCTGCGCGAACGCGCTGCCGTTGGTGATGGAGGCGTTCCGCACGGGCAAGGGCGTGCCGTACGACGCGTTTGGCCCCGACATCATCGAGAGCCAGGCGGACGTCAACCGGCCGATGCTGGAGCATCTGCTCACGCAAGAGTGGCTGCCCGCTGTTCCGGACGTGCATGAGAAGTTGCTGACCGGCGCGCGCGTCGCCGATGTTGGATGCGGTGCCGCGTGGTCGAGCATCGCGATCGCGCGCGGTTACCCGTCGGCGCGCGTCGATGGCTTCGACCTCGACGAGCATTCCGTGAAACTGGCGCGCCGAAACGTGACGGACGCTGGGCTCAGTGAACGCGTGACGGTGCATCAGCAGGACGCCGGCGACGGGGCGTTTGCCAAGCAGTTCGACCTCGCGCTCGCGATCGAGTGCATCCACGATTTATCGCGGCCGGTCGACGTGTTGCGGGCGATGCGAAACATGCTCGCCGCGGGCGGCACGGCGATCGTCGCGGATGAGCGCACGGCGGACGCGTTCACCGTCACGGACGACCCGATGGAGCGGCTGTTCTACGCGTTCAGCACGCTGCTCTGCTTGCCGGCGGGCATGGCCGACGAGCCATCGGCCGCGACGGGGACGGTGATGCGCGCATCGACCCTCGAAACGTACGCGACGGACGCGGGATTCCAGCGCGTCGAGGTGCTGCCGATCGAGCACGCGCAGTTCCGGTTCTATCGGCTGCATCCGTAG
- a CDS encoding right-handed parallel beta-helix repeat-containing protein, which produces MPGTLPVRLFVAAAVAIAVLAAMPLLGPQGARHAEAGTCNKLAFPNTLQSLIDGGRSGDVICMVAGVYRGPVTFQGKSGITLRGQGPRQTIIAGGTRDGMLVFNSKNLTFEDFTLYVGNPSNAYVWRSQNVVFRRIDVGGGTLGIHYDGNSIGTIEDSFVYAIQGDGVLTRNKSNVTVQRNWIFNNRGVGVSTVGETANTVVTRNIISHNDGPGVFAGQTPCALLPPGFVEVPDCYLDNLRAYVGDANVILDSNVIQASGSTGIVMFPGTRGTFRNNHIWRNELSGLFVWGATISSENDEYDRNEEHAIELRAYPDPLKYPEIAVDQRIRAVGSINNNDIHDSVVLPETGTLGGGVLAQGANVDVTNSRIYGNRGIGVSYVNTSLGRIVNNRIYDNRGSGICLFRAGNVTTSGNVLTGNVNNSVGVCHETTP; this is translated from the coding sequence ATGCCAGGGACGCTGCCTGTTCGCTTGTTCGTCGCGGCGGCCGTCGCGATCGCGGTACTGGCCGCGATGCCACTGCTGGGCCCGCAGGGTGCGCGGCACGCAGAAGCGGGTACGTGCAACAAGCTCGCCTTCCCCAATACGCTTCAATCGCTCATCGATGGTGGTCGCTCAGGCGACGTGATCTGCATGGTGGCAGGCGTGTATCGCGGGCCGGTGACGTTCCAGGGCAAGTCAGGCATCACGTTACGAGGACAGGGGCCGCGCCAGACGATCATCGCCGGCGGCACGCGCGACGGGATGCTCGTGTTCAACAGCAAGAACCTTACCTTCGAAGACTTCACGCTGTACGTCGGGAACCCTTCCAACGCCTACGTGTGGCGCAGTCAGAACGTCGTCTTTCGCAGGATTGACGTAGGCGGCGGCACGCTCGGCATTCACTACGACGGCAACAGCATCGGCACGATCGAAGATTCGTTCGTGTACGCCATCCAGGGGGACGGCGTGCTGACGCGCAACAAGTCGAACGTGACGGTGCAACGCAACTGGATCTTCAACAACCGCGGCGTCGGCGTATCGACGGTCGGTGAGACGGCGAACACCGTCGTTACGCGGAACATCATTTCGCACAACGACGGCCCCGGCGTATTCGCCGGCCAGACGCCGTGCGCGCTGCTGCCGCCGGGCTTCGTCGAAGTGCCGGACTGCTATCTCGACAATCTCCGCGCCTACGTGGGCGACGCGAACGTGATCCTGGACTCGAACGTGATCCAGGCGAGCGGCAGCACGGGCATCGTGATGTTTCCGGGCACGCGCGGGACCTTCCGCAACAACCACATCTGGCGCAACGAGTTGAGCGGACTATTCGTCTGGGGCGCGACGATCTCTTCCGAGAACGATGAGTACGACCGCAACGAAGAGCACGCGATCGAGCTTCGGGCGTATCCGGACCCGTTGAAATATCCGGAGATCGCGGTCGACCAGCGCATACGCGCCGTCGGCTCGATCAACAACAACGACATCCACGACTCGGTGGTGCTGCCCGAAACCGGCACGCTCGGCGGCGGCGTGCTCGCGCAAGGGGCGAACGTAGACGTGACGAACTCGCGGATCTACGGCAACCGCGGCATCGGCGTGTCCTACGTGAACACGTCGCTCGGCCGGATCGTCAACAACAGGATCTACGACAATCGCGGCTCGGGCATCTGCCTCTTCCGCGCGGGCAACGTGACGACGTCGGGCAACGTGCTGACGGGAAACGTCAACAACAGCGTCGGCGTATGTCACGAGACGACGCCGTGA
- a CDS encoding TIGR03557 family F420-dependent LLM class oxidoreductase, whose amino-acid sequence MIELGYTLSSEEFPPLELVKHARMAEDAGFTFALISDHYHPWVDSQGHSPFVWSTIGGVAASTERIRIGTGVTCPTMRIHPAIIAQAAATCAAMLPGRFFLGVGTGENLNEHITGERWPSANVRREMLEEAVWIIRKLWSGENVDHEGSFYQVVDARIYTLPDPLPEIYVAASGEHAAELAGEIGDGLIGVAPAKNVVQAFEAAGGRGKPKYGQLTVCWAKDEASARKTAYEIWPNAGITGELSAELPLPRHFEQASKMVSADDVAKDVVCGPDPQKHIEQIRKYANAGFDHVYVHQVGPDQQGFIDFYQREVVPQLGDLLVERQRKRRVA is encoded by the coding sequence ATGATTGAACTCGGCTACACATTGTCCAGCGAGGAGTTTCCACCCCTCGAGTTGGTGAAGCACGCACGCATGGCCGAAGATGCCGGCTTCACGTTCGCGCTGATCTCCGACCACTACCATCCGTGGGTCGACAGCCAGGGTCACAGTCCGTTCGTCTGGTCCACGATCGGCGGCGTCGCAGCGAGTACCGAACGCATCCGCATCGGCACCGGAGTCACGTGTCCGACGATGCGCATCCACCCCGCGATCATCGCGCAGGCGGCTGCGACCTGTGCAGCCATGCTGCCCGGCCGCTTCTTCCTGGGCGTCGGAACGGGTGAAAATCTCAACGAGCACATCACCGGCGAACGGTGGCCATCCGCCAACGTCCGCCGCGAGATGCTCGAAGAAGCGGTCTGGATCATCCGCAAGCTCTGGAGCGGCGAGAACGTCGACCACGAAGGATCGTTCTACCAGGTCGTCGACGCGCGCATCTACACGCTGCCCGATCCGCTGCCGGAGATTTACGTGGCCGCGAGCGGCGAGCATGCAGCCGAGCTTGCCGGCGAGATCGGCGACGGGCTGATCGGCGTCGCGCCGGCGAAGAACGTCGTCCAGGCGTTCGAGGCCGCGGGCGGCCGGGGCAAGCCAAAGTACGGCCAGCTTACGGTCTGCTGGGCCAAGGACGAGGCGAGCGCCCGCAAGACCGCCTACGAGATCTGGCCCAACGCAGGGATCACCGGCGAACTGAGCGCCGAACTGCCGTTGCCTCGTCACTTCGAACAGGCTTCGAAGATGGTGAGCGCAGACGACGTCGCGAAAGACGTCGTCTGCGGTCCCGATCCGCAGAAGCACATTGAACAGATCCGAAAGTACGCCAACGCCGGATTCGACCACGTCTACGTGCACCAGGTCGGCCCGGACCAGCAGGGCTTCATCGACTTCTATCAACGGGAAGTGGTGCCACAGCTTGGTGACCTGCTCGTCGAACGGCAGCGCAAGCGGCGGGTGGCATAA
- a CDS encoding VOC family protein: MRIKRIHHLTIAVRDAEQARETFEALFSSASDEPREIDAFGVRTRDVAIGDDVLQLAAPRGPGSPIMRFLERKGEGFYNLALEVDDLDAAVAELGERGIKVSEPIEATPGVRSAFVTMAATHGLSIQLVETVETAEAVEAKTPLDLTPDEWSDDG; this comes from the coding sequence ATGCGAATCAAGCGCATCCACCATCTGACCATCGCGGTGCGTGACGCCGAACAGGCGCGCGAGACGTTCGAGGCGCTGTTCTCCAGTGCATCGGACGAGCCGCGAGAGATCGACGCGTTCGGCGTGCGCACGCGCGACGTGGCGATCGGCGACGACGTGTTGCAGTTGGCTGCGCCGCGCGGGCCGGGCAGCCCAATCATGCGCTTCCTCGAACGCAAGGGTGAGGGCTTCTATAACCTCGCGCTCGAAGTCGACGACCTCGATGCGGCGGTGGCGGAGCTGGGCGAGCGCGGCATCAAGGTGAGCGAGCCGATCGAGGCGACGCCGGGCGTGCGGTCGGCATTCGTGACGATGGCGGCGACGCACGGGTTGAGCATTCAGTTGGTAGAGACGGTGGAGACGGCGGAAGCGGTGGAAGCGAAGACACCGCTCGATCTCACGCCGGACGAGTGGAGCGATGACGGTTAG